In Vicia villosa cultivar HV-30 ecotype Madison, WI linkage group LG7, Vvil1.0, whole genome shotgun sequence, the DNA window cgggacatgaaatattgcgctatgttaagcagatcgccaagtgatttatgtagaaatcatcctacaacgaggccggtcaaaactttatgtgctaatgcatgcaagagaagtgatatatagatcactctccgaaagcaataccgcacgaaaagaaaataggtaacgatctcatctttaccaagaatccatgaGAATTatcaaggtatcaaagactttcatcgatcaaaataaaaagaaataaaagatggaaccacattcaaaagctccttccatctctaagttcaatcacttaattttgcggattcggattttcatcctatcgacgccctaagtccattgatattagagtgaaattaggcctctaacttgtgattcaaagaaaatatcaaaagaatggagtagaagatgagttagaaccaaaacaatctttaaaaaggcaaaaaacagagaaaaaatagttggtgcaatcgattgctgttttggtgcaatcgattgcaccttcttcagttttaaaaaaaaaacagcaaagcaaagggaaaaaaattgtttaaacataaaacaaaacaccttgtgatcttagaTTAATTTGTGcatgaaaatgtatcaagtaagcaagcaaaactcaccaatgtagcaccaaaggtgcatcaaacataaacaacaatggatcacatcttgaattatggaaaggatctagaattttaccaaatctttcacaaactgtgaatcttcttcaagaacaacacaaccacaagccttgatctctcacaattgatgaagaaaatagtgtttaggtgaaggtttagctcaaagttagtgaggttcaagatgtaactcattaacttttatggaagaagaagagagctttgagtgaggggtttggaaaggATGAGGAGATAAAGAGCAAGAGTTTCTTTGgctttcaaagcttgaaaaatgaagaggggaaagcctctatttataggatttaggcttgggattattggtggtttggagttaggattggaaatagaaattaggtttggtaaatgaatttggagccaaaaatatgatccaatggtcttgatgtgatcacatgagggtttatgataaaatgatgtaggaaatcaaatataGGAAataagtcatgcttcccacacttgcaaatgatgtcataactttcaaaagctaaaaattgccttcatttttccaatttTCCCATTGGTGCAATTGATTGCTGTTTTGGTGCAATTGATTGCACTGTCTGAATTTGGTGAAAAAatagttggtgcaatcgattgctgttTTGGTGCAATCAATTGCACGGAAAGCAGAATGAAAATTTCGTGAAAATCAAGTTGGTGCAATCTATTGCTCtgatggtgcaatcgattgcacaacaGGAAGAATGCAAATCTGGTGCAAAAcaagttggtgcaatcgattgctctctttgtgcaatcgattgcttgctgaagaaAGTTGAAAAATGcttctttgatgaatattttgacttggtacctacaaaacactaACGTACAAAagcacaaagcaatatttttggtattttggtcaGTATAATATATAcaagtaaaaaaaaacatttgtgtttgatggtccctcttacagatgaagtgagcataacaccgagaACAGAGCTTTATattgaaactcttgattgatgattgagatgaaaatgatgtatgatcttagggtcaaaaattggggtatgacagttgtctCTAAACATAACCATTAGTTTCAATTTTTTAGGAAGGCCAATTGGTATCAGCGTAACTGGTGTATGTAATTGCTACCACCTATATGTGATAAAAAATATGGATCTCTATATTATAATACATTTGAGTGTGATACAAAATATGTGTATTTATGAGTTAATACATTTGAATAATTTTACAGGAAAATGGCATCTTCTGAAACACCATCATCACAACCACCATCACAAGAAGTCTCTTCAGGTCAAAGTTTAGTTCAAACTAATGTTAGAGGAAAGACTGATATAGCTTGGGCACATTGTACTAAAAGTCCCGATGGAAAATCTCTTGTTTATATGTACTGTCACAAAGCATTTGGTGGAGGTGGAATTCATAGGGTAAAGCAATACTTGGCTGGAATAGTAGGAAATGTTGAAATTTGTAAGTCAGTGCCTGCAGAAATTCATTTTCTGATGAAACAACATTTCAATGAGcagaacaagaaaagaaaaacttCAGATGTGGCTGAAAGCGAGTCATTTACTACCGAGGGGGATGAATTGCAAGTACAAACGAACCCACGAATTGGTGCATCTAAAAAGAATGACGCTCGTATTGGTACTTTTTTTACCCAAAACAACTGTGGGAGCTCAACCTACTTTAAAAAGTGTGATGCAAAGTAAAGAAGTGGTAGAAAAATGTGATCTTGCTATTGCAAAGTGGTTTATTGAtgcatttatttcttttaatgctGCAAATTCGCCTTATTTTCAACCTGCAATTGATGCTCTTTATTGTATGAGTGTTGGATATAAGGTTCCTACTATGCATCCCCTTAGTGGTAATTTGTTAAATAAGTGGGTTGATGACGTGAAGATACAGATAGAGAAATATCGTTCTATTTGGAAGGATACAGGTTGTACTTTTATGGAAAATGGGTGGAATGATCGTTGTAGAAGAACTCTAATCAACTTTTTTAGTTTATTGTCCCAAAGGAACTGTTTTCATAAAGTCTGTTGATGCCTCCGGTGCTTCTAAAATTGCAGAAACATTGTTTAAGATTTTCAAGGAAGTAGTGTTGTATGTTGGCCAGGAAAATGTTGTTCAAGTTGTTACAAATAATGTTGCGAATTATGTTGCTGCTGGAAAGGGAGTTTCCTGAGTTGTTTTGGTCTCCTTGTGCAGCACACTGTATTAATTTGATGTTGCAAGACATGGGGAAATTAGAGGAAGTAAGTGAGACAGTGTCACAAGCTTAAAAAATTACCAAATACATATATAATCATTGTTTTGCATTGTATTTGATGAGACAACATACATGTGGAAGAGAAATACTTCGTCCTACTCCAACCCATTTTGCTActaatttcattgcattgcaaAGTATTATGTCTCATAAAGATGCACTAAGAGCCATGGTAACATCCAAAGAGTGGACAACCACAACTTATTcaaaagatgtcaagacaaataAATTTGTGGAACAAGTCTTAGACTCAAGCTTTTGGTCTAAATGTGCGCACATAGTGAAAATTACAGAACCTCTTGTATGTGTGTTGCATATAGTTGATAGTGAAGATAAACCGGATATGGGATATCTCTATCGAGCTATGTATAAAGCAAGAGAGGAGATTGATAAGAGGTTCAGAAGAAATAAGTTGAAAGTAGAGCCTTATTTGAAGATCTTGGATAACCGTTGGGATGCACAACTTCGCAAAAATCCTCATGCGGCTGGTTATTGGTTAAATCCATCTTGTAGATTCAATCCAGGATATGAAAAAAACAAGTCCACCACCCAAGGCCTTTTGGATGTCATTAAAAAGTATGCTTATGGTAGTAAGGACTTGCGATCTAAATTAACTGCTGAGATGACTTCATTCAAAAATTGTGAAGGTAGTTTTGTAAGGACAACAGCCGTAGAAAATCGAGATGAAATTTTGCCAAGTAAAATTATATGATACACTTTATGCATTTTTGTACAATGTCAATATGTATTTCAAaacttttttgtaattttttacatGCATTATTGTAGATCAATGGTGGGAAACTTATGGAACCGAAGCGCCCAATTTGCAAAAGCTGGATATTCGAATTTTGAGTCAAACTTGTAGTGCATTTGGTTGTGAACGAAATTGGAGTGTGTTTGAACACAttcattcaaaaaaaagaaataggTTGGAGCATCAAAAGCTTAATGATCTCGTTTATGTTCTTTACAACTTACGGCTACAAAATAAGTAATGCACTTATTATGCTTAATATGCTATTGTTTCGATACTTGATGACATGAATATTGGTTCTATGGTTCTATAGTTAAATATATatgatattttttctttataaataatattatatggtTTTATATTTAAGAATATGTGATATTTCTTGGTTTGTTAAGAATGTatattattgtttgatttgttaagTTAGTTTGGTTCTATGTTTGACATTACCGTTAATGATTTCTAGAACCAAGAAGAAATAAAATTATGATCCTATTAATTTTGAAACACTTGGTGATCATTCTAATTGGGTGTTGGAGGATTCACCACCATTCTTGACCATTGAGAAGGTGGAAGCACTACGCAAAGATCTTGTTAGTATGACAATCCAACCTATTTCAAATGATATTTGTATGATATTAGTTTTTCTGATtacaattatgttattttaatttcttaaaatatgTCAATTTCTAAACTCTTCAAATTGATGTTGCTATAGATGAATTAAATTTGGATGAGGTTGATGTTGAGGGAGATGCACAACTTAACTCCGGAGAAAACAACCAAAGTAATGATATCATTGATGGGGAAAATGTTGCAAATGCGATTGATTTTGGCGGAGATGGTTTTGATAttgaaggagatcccaacattgaaataGTTTTACCTCCTTGAAACTAAATTTAATAGATATTTGAGTATTTTTGTTCCAAAGtacttaattaaattatattgcaATTAGACTTTATAATTTATACTATTTTGTTCTGTGTGATACTTATGTTTAAACTTGAATTTAATTTATCAACTAGTGACTTTATCATatgatatttttcaaaaatttaagtgctaattatatttttttagagactgaatgaTCTGGTTcaaccggttttatacctatatagtttGGTTATAATGAAAGGTTTATTAAACTGAGTTATCCGGTTTACTCCGGTTTGGTCATGCGATTCGACCAGTGACACAGTTGTTCGACCGATGAACTAGTGGCCCAGTAACCTCGCAGTTTGATGATcggttcggtttttaaaacattgattatAACTCTTGCATCCATTCATAATTAGAAAATACACCATCTTAATGTAAATAATGCTTTTCTACATGAAGAACTTCAAAAAGATGTATACATGATTGTTCCACCTGGCGTGAATTGTGCACACCTCACTTCATTTATAACTCAACAAGAATACACACAAGCCCACTCAGATGCATCAATATTCAATAGGGGTAGGAATAGGCCAAACGAACTAATAGAGGCCTACAACCTAGCCTACATAGGCCCAGGCCTAGGTCagacatttttttaaattgaaaagacCTAGGATTCTTTATAagtctatttagctaaaaaggctaggccaaaGGACATAAAAATGCCTTTAAAGCCTATTAGGCTGACCGGTTTAAATAAAAATGactaactttatttttattattattatatagttTTTTGTAccttgaattaaaatacaaaaataaagtttTGTTATCTTGAAACACTTATgaaatgaacaatgtcataagttgttttcataagttctcaaATAAATTGTATCACAAAACTTATgctaatacataaaataaaatgagttaATGACAACAAACATTTAGtctcattgatcttttaatttgttagtctatttaacCTTAATTgaacttctaattttcaaacgTTCAAATGAACTAAGCTAATAGGCCAAACAGACATTCGAAAAGGCCAAACTCAGACTTTCGAGAAGGCCAAACTCATGCCTAAAAATAAGTCTATGATAGGCTACAAGACAAACTTAGGCTTTGAAGGTTTTAGTAATCCAGACTCATGCTTTCCAAATCCTAACTCGGCCCAACTTATTCCAACCCCTACTATTCACTAAAAATTTCATCATCATTCACCATTTTGCTTATTTATGTAGATGGTGTAATTTTAGTAGAATACTTTGTGTCAAAGATGCAAACCATCAAAGAGGTGTTGAATAATGCTTTTGAAACCAAATATCTTAGCAAGGTAAAGTACTTTCTTGGGATATAAGTTTCTCACTCTAAGTATAGAATTTCCTTATATCAAAGGAAATGTTGCTCAGACCTTCTACGGGAATGAAAAATTCTTTGTTCAAAACCAATCTCCACTCGACATGATCCATCACTCAAGCTGCATAAAGACAACATTTTACCTTATTCTGACATCCCTACTTATCAAAGGTTAGTTATAAGACTTATATACCTTAATGCTACAAGACCTAATATCACATTTTGCACTCAATAATTAAGCCAATTTCTATATATGCTCCCACCATGAACCATTTTCACGTTGCACCACGAGTGCTGAGATACTTAAAGTCTTGTCTTGCCGAGGGATATTTTTGTCTAGAGTTCATAAATTCAACAACAAGGTTATTCATATGTAGATTATACTGGTTAGATTCAAGACAATTCATTTTAAGCCAATAATTTTTCTTAGGAAGGTCAATCATTGCATGCAGAACCAGGAAGCAATTGAGTTTGTCAATATCTCTAAGTGAACCTAAATATAGAGCGCTGACTGCTGCAATTTGTGAGCTCCAATTATTGTTGTTGAAGCTATTTTACGCTAACTGCCCCCAATGTGTACGAAATATTTCCCCTATCTTTTGTTGTTGAAGATGTTGCAAAAAATTCCTTAGACGTTGCTTCCAAATCTTAAAAAGAACCGATAACGAATAAAGTCTTGGAGTCTTATTAATTTTGGATTTACACCAaacaaaatataaacaatatagaaagtttttttttatattaatgaaAATTGTGGTATGAAGTTagctatttatactaatttttgaaaaagaaaatattaaatttttataagaTTGATGTTATAAGATGATGAGTTGTAAAAGTAAATATTGTGTTGACTTCCTATAATTCACCCAATAAATCATATTAGGGAGACATGTACATTTTTAGATCTATAACTCAAAAAGTAGTCATTCTAGATATTTTATTGGCCCGACAACAATAATATAGACTTATAAggtgtttattatttttatgaggtGTTTCATCTTAATTTGCCAAAGCTCATATATAATGTCAAGCATACTCATACACATTCACGTAGTACACAACATACTATAGAATATGTTCTATGCAACATGAATCATGCAAGTAACAATACCACACATACACTACTTTATTAAGTAAAGCAAGTTACACTTATTTTCTAATAGTATAAAGACTTAATTGCAATTCTGGTCTccaaattattcatttttttagattttgatccCTCCATTTTAAAATCTGAAACTTTAGTACTTTTATTTCAGTTTTTTAGGATTTTAGTCCCCATGCAAATCTGAAGACAATTTTAAATGACACGACactcacattgatgacatgtCACTGCCAGTTCattattaaaatgttaaaaaaaactatttttatttaagatttatgtcgAATATGTCATCAATG includes these proteins:
- the LOC131618984 gene encoding uncharacterized protein LOC131618984, which gives rise to MRQHTCGREILRPTPTHFATNFIALQSIMSHKDALRAMVTSKEWTTTTYSKDVKTNKFVEQVLDSSFWSKCAHIVKITEPLVCVLHIVDSEDKPDMGYLYRAMYKAREEIDKRFRRNKLKVEPYLKILDNRWDAQLRKNPHAAGYWLNPSCRFNPGYEKNKSTTQGLLDVIKKYAYGSKDLRSKLTAEMTSFKNCEGSFVRTTAVENRDEILPNQWWETYGTEAPNLQKLDIRILSQTCSAFGCERNWNELNLDEVDVEGDAQLNSGENNQSNDIIDGENVANAIDFGGDGFDIEGDPNIEIVLPP